One stretch of Sinorhizobium fredii DNA includes these proteins:
- a CDS encoding flavin reductase, with translation MIDRSQYRDAMAGLAAAVNIVTSNGAAGLAGCTVTAACSVTDEPPTLLVCINRSSATNEIIRKNGNLCVNVLSADQRDVAMQFATKGLSVRERLACAKWGALETGAPVLDGAVCAFDCQVDSASEVGTHTVFYCGVTAVRYEAGCDGLIYFGRDFHRVGVSAARLAEIRA, from the coding sequence ATGATTGATAGGTCCCAGTACCGAGACGCAATGGCAGGTCTTGCTGCGGCAGTTAATATCGTTACGTCGAACGGGGCCGCAGGCCTTGCAGGATGCACAGTCACCGCAGCCTGCTCAGTGACGGACGAGCCGCCGACGCTCCTCGTCTGCATCAATCGCTCGAGCGCCACCAACGAAATCATTCGCAAGAATGGAAATCTTTGTGTCAACGTTCTGTCAGCCGATCAGCGTGACGTGGCGATGCAGTTTGCTACGAAGGGGCTGTCAGTCCGCGAACGGCTCGCCTGTGCTAAATGGGGTGCTCTTGAAACGGGCGCTCCGGTGCTCGATGGGGCTGTCTGTGCTTTCGATTGTCAGGTCGATTCTGCTTCGGAAGTGGGCACCCACACCGTTTTCTATTGCGGAGTGACGGCCGTTCGATACGAGGCCGGTTGCGATGGGCTCATCTATTTCGGGCGAGACTTCCACCGCGTTGGCGTCAGTGCTGCGCGTCTTGCCGAGATCCGGGCCTGA
- a CDS encoding sterol desaturase family protein — translation MHILDVDQMIQSFVKSLELVVIFATFCAALELTLPAYRYSFASYVRGVRNWIIRLGWGALVWHLYAVSLDWLGVKPLVTIDFGTLLHSENAIINTGLAVLSGVLVAIAGDFFYYWMHRAQHAVPFLWRLHATHHSIRELTAWNCNHHVTEPLIYAALVALPLALIHFESGVVPVVAMTLITFQAHLSHSSTRINLGPLRYIIGDNKFHRIHHSMEPHHRHRNYGFFTTLWDTIFLTAYWPKKNEWPEVGLRDQPEPLTVRDYIMFPFDRRRWRRAKVGSDVGAGD, via the coding sequence ATGCACATTCTCGATGTTGATCAGATGATCCAGTCCTTTGTGAAATCGCTAGAGCTGGTTGTGATTTTCGCTACCTTTTGCGCCGCGCTGGAGCTAACCCTTCCGGCTTATCGCTACAGTTTTGCCTCATACGTTCGCGGCGTGCGGAATTGGATTATTCGCCTCGGATGGGGTGCGTTGGTTTGGCACCTCTACGCCGTGAGCTTGGACTGGTTAGGGGTAAAGCCGCTCGTAACAATCGACTTCGGTACGTTGCTTCACTCCGAAAACGCAATCATTAACACTGGATTGGCCGTCCTTTCAGGGGTTTTGGTCGCGATTGCCGGCGACTTCTTTTACTACTGGATGCACCGCGCTCAGCATGCTGTTCCATTCCTCTGGCGTCTGCACGCTACTCACCACTCGATCCGCGAATTGACGGCATGGAATTGCAATCATCACGTTACCGAGCCCCTCATTTACGCAGCGTTAGTGGCCCTACCTCTCGCGCTTATCCACTTCGAATCTGGCGTAGTGCCCGTTGTTGCCATGACCCTGATTACGTTCCAGGCCCATCTTTCACACTCTAGCACCCGCATCAATCTTGGGCCGCTTCGGTACATCATTGGCGACAATAAGTTCCACCGCATTCACCACTCGATGGAACCGCATCACCGGCACCGAAACTATGGGTTCTTTACAACCCTCTGGGACACGATTTTTCTGACGGCATACTGGCCAAAAAAGAATGAGTGGCCAGAAGTTGGCCTCCGAGACCAGCCCGAGCCGCTCACCGTGCGCGATTACATTATGTTCCCATTCGATCGACGTCGCTGGCGTAGAGCTAAAGTCGGAAGTGATGTAGGGGCTGGGGATTGA
- a CDS encoding radical SAM family RiPP maturation amino acid epimerase — translation MERLSGDVKFRRALSENVDAPGAVTERYGIEVDPMQMLPLWRSDHLNYRFKPESAPWPLAMMWDDHIRDMLRHRDRLRVEGDMSKTNPRFHAWRERQMRRCNDELGGSAPSITHPIIAFELSEGCTVGCWFCGLSADRFKGYYDHSEEHAELWRGVVGVASDMFGSAARTGFCYWATDPMDNPHYDQFLYDYYQITGALPQTSTAAPLKDEALTRRVLGLFDRYGTTTNRFSVLSTAHLNKIHMAFSPEELLGVELILQGKEAPTAKAFTGRARARKQKLRVANECDAIALPEGYHTTIACVSGFLVNMPQGRSQLVTPVPGSERWPLGYRIVDQRCFRTPDEFREGLQSMMDQHMLESPAPGLPIRFRSDLQYRPGNGYFKLRSRNMEHRVLDDVAPISVGQLIACGNCTASELVRRVATDGSSILAVADLLEQLYAAGVIEEDLDDRFAWQNGDGMTSRVEGA, via the coding sequence ATGGAACGGCTGTCTGGTGATGTAAAGTTCCGCAGGGCGCTTTCGGAGAACGTAGACGCGCCTGGAGCGGTAACAGAGCGCTACGGCATCGAAGTTGACCCAATGCAAATGCTGCCGCTCTGGCGCAGTGACCACCTGAATTACCGCTTCAAGCCGGAGTCTGCCCCCTGGCCATTGGCGATGATGTGGGATGACCATATCCGCGACATGTTGCGCCATCGCGACCGCCTGCGCGTCGAAGGCGATATGTCGAAGACCAACCCCCGATTTCATGCCTGGCGTGAGCGCCAGATGCGGCGCTGCAACGACGAATTGGGCGGATCGGCGCCCTCGATCACGCACCCCATTATCGCCTTTGAGCTGAGCGAAGGCTGCACCGTCGGCTGCTGGTTCTGTGGCCTCTCGGCCGATCGCTTTAAAGGCTATTATGACCACAGCGAAGAGCATGCAGAGCTTTGGCGCGGTGTGGTTGGTGTCGCAAGCGACATGTTTGGTTCGGCAGCCCGCACTGGTTTCTGCTACTGGGCCACAGATCCTATGGACAACCCGCACTACGATCAGTTTCTGTACGACTACTACCAAATCACGGGAGCATTGCCGCAAACATCGACAGCCGCCCCGCTCAAGGATGAGGCACTCACCAGGCGCGTGCTCGGACTCTTCGACCGTTACGGCACTACTACCAATCGTTTCTCCGTGCTGAGCACAGCACATCTCAATAAGATTCACATGGCGTTTTCGCCCGAGGAGCTGCTCGGGGTCGAACTCATCCTGCAGGGGAAGGAAGCACCGACCGCGAAGGCTTTCACCGGGCGCGCACGCGCGCGGAAGCAGAAGCTCAGAGTGGCCAACGAATGTGATGCAATCGCCTTGCCGGAGGGCTATCACACGACAATCGCCTGTGTTTCCGGCTTCCTCGTAAATATGCCGCAGGGACGTTCACAATTGGTGACGCCGGTACCGGGCAGCGAACGGTGGCCTCTCGGGTATCGCATTGTGGATCAACGTTGCTTCAGGACGCCTGACGAGTTTCGGGAGGGGCTGCAGAGCATGATGGATCAGCATATGCTCGAGAGCCCAGCCCCAGGCCTGCCAATTCGCTTCCGCAGCGACCTGCAATACAGGCCAGGAAACGGGTACTTCAAGCTCCGCTCACGCAACATGGAACACAGGGTGCTTGACGATGTCGCTCCGATTTCCGTTGGCCAACTAATCGCGTGCGGCAACTGCACAGCCTCGGAGCTCGTCAGGCGGGTCGCGACGGACGGGTCGAGCATACTTGCGGTCGCGGACCTGCTCGAACAGTTATACGCGGCCGGGGTGATCGAAGAGGACCTCGATGACCGCTTTGCTTGGCAGAACGGCGACGGGATGACGAGCCGCGTCGAAGGGGCCTGA
- a CDS encoding cold-shock protein codes for MATGTIKFFNGDKGFGFITPENGGADVFVHVSALQGGSSLSEGQKVSYDLGQDRKTGKSKAENVRVL; via the coding sequence ATGGCCACTGGCACGATTAAGTTTTTCAATGGAGACAAGGGATTTGGCTTTATTACACCCGAAAATGGAGGGGCTGACGTGTTTGTGCATGTGTCTGCCTTGCAAGGTGGCAGTTCCCTGAGCGAAGGACAGAAAGTGAGCTACGACCTAGGTCAGGATCGCAAGACCGGAAAATCGAAGGCAGAAAACGTTCGCGTACTTTAA
- a CDS encoding ROK family transcriptional regulator produces the protein MKFENQPPYSLGQRSPSQKDAGDGGNVTLVSQSTLGEINRGRVLQALYDHGPKSRAELARLAGVNRTTITGIVQPMIEEGLLVEGEAVPSDFKGGKPARPIYFNPEAPMLGAVLLLPGRTQTCLVTLSGEIKALTKAEFDPHGDRDAFLAIIKDTLSATLSQAQQAPFGIGIASGGMIDSDNGVILAVNLAPVLSGLPLVDILQTHFSLPVVIDHHPRALLVGDRWFGPGRGQQTFAAIYTGEVLGGAFYIDGRVYRGLAGSGGELGHTVVQIDGELCNCGKHGCWETVAALPWLRREAARLGLANPVGVTSARLVKEAAEGSEAADVLLDRYTRNVAFGILNLQQTLSLNSYVLHGDIAGGGADAAERVKQHVEHLVRKRPNQEISITVNGIGEGHTALRGAAGLVLSSHLKLVI, from the coding sequence TTGAAATTCGAGAATCAACCACCTTATTCGCTCGGGCAGCGCAGTCCTTCCCAAAAGGACGCTGGCGACGGTGGCAACGTGACGCTTGTTTCACAGTCGACGCTGGGCGAGATCAATCGTGGCCGCGTGCTGCAGGCCCTGTACGACCACGGCCCCAAGAGCCGCGCGGAGCTTGCCCGTCTGGCAGGCGTGAACCGTACGACGATAACCGGCATCGTCCAGCCGATGATCGAAGAGGGCCTGCTCGTCGAAGGCGAAGCGGTCCCCTCCGACTTCAAGGGCGGCAAGCCGGCGCGTCCGATCTATTTCAATCCGGAAGCCCCGATGCTCGGCGCCGTGCTTCTCTTGCCGGGCAGAACCCAGACATGTCTCGTGACGCTAAGCGGCGAGATCAAGGCACTCACCAAGGCAGAATTCGATCCGCATGGAGACAGGGATGCGTTCCTGGCGATCATCAAGGACACCTTGTCTGCAACGCTCTCCCAGGCCCAACAGGCGCCCTTCGGGATCGGCATTGCCTCTGGCGGCATGATCGACAGCGATAACGGCGTGATCCTTGCGGTCAATCTCGCGCCGGTTCTGAGCGGCCTTCCCCTGGTCGACATCCTGCAGACGCATTTTTCGCTTCCCGTGGTCATCGATCACCACCCCCGCGCACTCCTCGTCGGCGACCGGTGGTTTGGACCGGGAAGAGGCCAGCAGACGTTCGCGGCCATCTACACCGGTGAAGTGTTGGGCGGAGCCTTCTACATCGACGGACGGGTTTATCGGGGGCTTGCCGGCTCCGGAGGCGAACTTGGCCATACGGTGGTTCAAATTGATGGCGAGCTCTGCAACTGCGGCAAACATGGATGTTGGGAGACAGTCGCGGCCCTGCCCTGGCTACGGCGAGAAGCGGCTCGGCTCGGTTTGGCGAACCCCGTAGGTGTCACCTCCGCTCGCCTCGTCAAAGAGGCCGCCGAAGGATCGGAGGCCGCCGATGTTCTGCTCGATCGCTATACCCGCAATGTCGCATTCGGGATCCTGAACCTGCAACAGACCCTGTCGCTCAACTCCTATGTCCTCCACGGCGACATCGCAGGAGGCGGTGCAGACGCCGCGGAACGCGTCAAGCAGCATGTCGAACACCTGGTCAGGAAGCGGCCAAACCAGGAGATTTCCATTACGGTGAACGGGATCGGAGAAGGTCACACCGCGTTACGCGGGGCCGCCGGCCTGGTCTTGTCCAGCCATCTCAAGTTGGTAATCTAG